In the Euphorbia lathyris chromosome 5, ddEupLath1.1, whole genome shotgun sequence genome, one interval contains:
- the LOC136228966 gene encoding receptor-like protein EIX2 encodes MATTSKILLLFLISFNLFELLFSIKAAEVCSETERRALLQFKQSLIDPSGRLSSWTSDDCCQWRGITCDLQTGKVIKIDLRNPYNLTYPEYLMSESEIRVFNYSCLSGVVDDSLMQLGQLQYLDLSVNNFHGGQIPQFIGSLNELKYLNLSHAYFAGLIPPNLGNLSNLEYLDLSPFSYTEIYSERLWISDAKWLSELHSLKYLNLRNANLSLISNTWVQALNGLNSLVELRLPHCDLLSFPQSVPSAGFASLQVLHLFDNSFNSSLPLWLFNVTTLVELNLMNSELRGVVSSYPWRNLCNLIVLDLTYNEFSGEIVRLFDSFAECSNFSIEVLHLAYNGLSGVIPESLGELGSLKSLRLFGNLLTGLIPTSVGRLSLLQDLDLSANKLNGSIPESIGQLGGLTYLDLFGNSWAGNFSENHFLKLKSLRVLSLSCTNISLKFDVRQDWVPPFSLQVLLIRDCQLGPTFPPWLETQKDLTKITLIGDGISDSIPSWLWDLSPQVSWLELQNNQLRGTVPGLLIFKPGAHRVDLSSNLLDGVFPVCSNLESVSLSNNNFSGPILSDIGRMIVNTSVLELSGNSFTGEIPASFTEMKKLSNLDLSNNDLIGEILSNWEGLEALNVIDFSQNSLSGGIPSSLCSLPQLQVLKLSDNILSGELSQSLNNCTYVPSIDLGHNRFIGEIPSWIGERLLSVGILVLRDNNLTGSIPESLCHLADLHILDFAHNSLSGSIPRCLGNLSSLTYFKLYNPVMGRVIYSQQVELNVKGREVEYTKILTVVNDIDLSGNNLQGQIPDDITKLSYLGVLDLSGNQLGGKIPESMGNLKLLESLDLSSNELSGSIPPSMTSMTALSYLSLSNNNLSGPIPSGNQFLTFDNPSIYEGNPGLCGFPL; translated from the coding sequence ATGGCTACCACTTCAAAAATTCTTCTCCTTTTCCTAATCTCCTTCAATCTATTTGAATTACTTTTCTCCATTAAAGCTGCAGAAGTTTGTTCTGAGACCGAGAGACGAGCTCTTCTTCAATTCAAACAATCTCTGATAGACCCATCAGGCCGTCTTTCTTCTTGGACTTCTGATGATTGCTGTCAATGGAGAGGCATTACCTGTGATCTTCAAACAGGTAAAGTAATCAAAATTGATCTCAGAAACCCTTACAATCTCACCTATCCTGAGTATCTCATGTCAGAATCTGAGATTAGAGTGTTTAATTATTCATGTTTGAGTGGTGTGGTTGATGATTCTTTGATGCAATTAGGGCAGTTGCAGTATTTGGATTTGAGTGTAAACAATTTCCATGGAGGTCAAATTCCCCAATTCATTGGTTCTTTGAATGAATTGAAATATCTTAACCTTTCTCATGCTTATTTTGCTGGATTGATTCCCCCAAATCTTGGGAATTTGTCCAATTTGGAGTATCTTGATCTTTCCCCCTTTAGTTACACTGAAATTTACTCTGAACGGCTATGGATTTCTGATGCAAAATGGCTTTCTGAATTGCATTCTCTCAAGTATCTGAATCTTAGAAATGCTAATCTTAGTTTGATATCAAATACATGGGTTCAGGCTTTGAATGGACTCAATTCGCTTGTCGAATTGCGGTTACCGCACTGTGATCTTCTCAGCTTTCCCCAATCCGTTCCATCTGCGGGTTTCGCCTCGTTGCAAGTCTTGCATCTTTTTGATAACTCTTTCAATTCCTCATTGCCTTTGTGGTTGTTTAATGTTACTACTTTAGTTGAGCTTAATCTTATGAACTCCGAATTGCGGGGTGTTGTGTCTAGTTATCCTTGGAGAAATCTATGTAATCTGATTGTTTTGGATCTGACTTACAATGAATTTAGTGGCGAAATAGTTCGCCTTTTTGATAGTTTCGCTGAATGTAGCAACTTTAGCATAGAGGTTTTGCATTTGGCGTATAATGGATTGAGTGGCGTGATTCCTGAGTCGTTAGGCGAGTTGGGGAGCTTGAAATCTTTGAGACTTTTCGGGAATTTGTTGACAGGTCTGATTCCTACTTCCGTTGGGAGATTGTCTCTGTTGCAGGATTTGGATCTTTCTGCAAATAAGTTGAATGGAAGTATTCCTGAAAGCATTGGGCAGCTTGGGGGTTTAACTTACTTGGATCTGTTTGGGAATTCGTGGGCGGGAAACTTTTCGGAAAATCATTTCCTCAAACTCAAAAGTTTAAGAGTTCTTTCGTTGTCTTGTACGAACATTTCCTTGAAATTCGATGTGAGACAAGATTGGGTTCCTCCTTTTAGCCTGCAAGTCCTTCTGATCCGTGATTGCCAACTTGGTCCTACGTTTCCTCCGTGGCTTGAAACTCAGAAGGACTTAACTAAGATTACCTTGATCGGGGATGGGATTTCGGACTCGATTCCTAGCTGGTTATGGGATTTAAGTCCACAGGTTAGTTGGTTGGAACTTCAAAACAACCAATTACGTGGAACAGTTCCGGGTTTGCTGATATTTAAACCTGGGGCACATAGAGTTGATCTAAGTTCCAATCTGTTAGATGGTGTTTTCCCTGTTTGTTCGAATCTCGAATCTGTGTCTTTAAGTAACAACAACTTCTCGGGGCCTATACTGTCAGACATTGGCCGAATGATTGTTAATACTTCGGTCTTGGAACTTTCTGGTAACTCATTCACTGGTGAAATTCCTGCTTCCTTCACTGAAATGAAGAAACTATCCAATCTTGATCTCTCAAACAATGACTTGATCGGGGAGATTCTGAGCAATTGGGAAGGTCTAGAAGCCCTTAACGTCATCGATTTTTCCCAGAACAGTCTGTCCGGTGGTATTCCAAGCTCCTTGTGTTCATTGCCTCAGCTCCAGGTCTTGAAATTATCTGACAACATTCTTTCAGGAGAATTATCTCAGTCCTTGAATAACTGCACATATGTTCCGTCCATCGATCTTGGACACAATCGATTCATCGGAGAGATTCCAAGTTGGATCGGTGAAAGGCTATTGTCCGTGGGAATACTAGTTCTGCGAGACAATAACCTCACCGGAAGTATCCCTGAAAGTCTTTGTCATCTTGCTGATCTTCATATCCTCGACTTTGCACATAATAGCTTGTCGGGATCAATCCCGCGATGTTTAGGCAATCTAAGTAGTTTGACGTATTTCAAGCTTTACAATCCAGTGATGGGTCGTGTCATCTACTCGCAGCAAGTAGAGTTGAATGTGAAGGGAAGGGAAGTAGAATATACCAAAATACTTACTGTTGTGAATGACATAGATCTATCAGGAAATAATCTGCAAGGACAGATACCGGACGACATTACGAAACTATCATACTTGGGAGTTCTCGATCTATCAGGGAATCAATTGGGCGGAAAAATACCAGAAAGTATGGGAAATCTCAAACTTTTAGAATCTCTTGACCTGTCAAGCAATGAACTTTCCGGCTCCATTCCTCCGAGCATGACATCTATGACTGCCTTGAGCTACTTAAGCTTATCAAACAATAACCTTTCAGGGCCTATTCCATCAGGTAACCAATTTTTAACATTTGATAACCCGTCCATTTACGAGGGTAACCCTGGACTTTGTGGTTTCCCGTTGTAA